From Watersipora subatra chromosome 8, tzWatSuba1.1, whole genome shotgun sequence, a single genomic window includes:
- the LOC137402458 gene encoding LOW QUALITY PROTEIN: uncharacterized protein (The sequence of the model RefSeq protein was modified relative to this genomic sequence to represent the inferred CDS: substituted 1 base at 1 genomic stop codon), giving the protein MREHRREKREERREKREERREKGEGRKEKKEESRKKREERNEKGEERREKGEEKRGKREERREKKEKRREKREERREKREEEIERERWKEREKXREKEMEKGMERERERERNRERERERRKGREKGSEKGRKRDISKY; this is encoded by the exons ATGAGAGAACAtagaagagagaagagagaagagagaagagagaagagagaagagagaagggagaaaggaGAAGGGAGAAAGGAGAAGAAAGAAGAGAGTAGGaagaagagagaagagagaaatgAGAAGGGAGAAGAAagaagagagaagggagaagagaAAAGGGggaagagagaagagagaagagagaagaaagaaaagagaagagagaagagagaagagagaagagagaagagagaaga AGAGATTGAGAGAGAAAGGTGGAAAGAAAGGGAGAAGTAAAGGGAGAAAGAAATGGAGAAAGGAAtggagagggaaagggagagagaaaggaatagagaaagggagagagaaagaaggaaagggagagagaaagggagtgagaaagggagaaagagagatatATCAAAATATTGA